From the genome of Paracidovorax avenae:
GTGACCGTGTTTTCTTCCAGTTGCGAAGCGGGCAATTGGTGTAGCCGCTGGGGAGGGGCACTGAGTTTGATCGGCAGCGTGATTGCAAACGCCGCTCCCCTGAACCACCGCTCCATCAACGCCGCCGCCACCGGCCACCCCAGGCGCGAGCGCATCACTTCCGGAATGTCATCCAGCCGGAACCGCCGTACCTTCGGTGGCAGCTTGTCTTCCAATTGCGCGCGAAGGCGCTCCGTATCGACATGGACGATGTCGTTCATGTGTCCCTTCCCTCTGCTGTTTTTCTTCGGGCCGGATTCTGGAGGCAAACATCTGCGGGCGCCACAAAAGTGGGGTTGCGGCATGGTTACGAAGCGCAACTGCCGCGCTGGACTACGTCCTCACCTGCAGGGACAGGTCGGCGCACCACCGAGCTCTGCGGCGCCATGCGTGCAGCAAAGCTCCGTGGCTGCTGGACGGCCGCTGAAACAGGTTTTTTCACAGTGCGCGTAAAAACGGGGTTGCAAATCGCCGCGAATACGGCAATAGTTTTCACAAAGGGCTCCAAGGCCCGTCATAAGAAAACTCTTGGGAGGGGTCCCGATGAACCAGTTCAAGACATGGGCTCGCTACCGCCACGGCGCCATGGCCGTGGCCCTGTCCGCGCTCTTCGCAGCTTCCACTGCTGCGGCATTCCAGGTGCTGCCCAAGGTCAGCGACGTGGATCGCAAGATCTCGTCGCTGGGGAGCAACCCCGTGCTGGACTACGTCGGGCATTGGTTCGTGGGGACGGCCATCCCCATCATGAAATCCCCGGTGCACGAGTCCATCACCCTGGCGGCCATCGGGTGCCGTGCCGACAGGGGATCGGAATACGACTGCGTGACCATCGATGCGGTCCGGGAGCACCGCATCCTCCTATATGGGGTCCGCTGGCCGGACGACCCACCGTTCCTGCTGAATGCCAAGTCACCGCCCCGCCTCAAGGGCTGCGATGTGCGCGTTACGTTGCGGTCCACATCGCAGCCACTGTGCTGGTGGGGCCTGTTCCAGGATGCCGGGGCGCAGGCCAAGACCAAATCCCAGGCCAGGGCGCCGGCCTTCGGGCCGGGCGACTACCTGCTGTACCGCTCGCACTATGGCGACCTGCAGTTCATGCACGCGATGGGCGCCTATGACGGGGAAACCGCGGGCGAAACGGTGGACCGCATGAAGATGTGGGCCGAGTTCCTGTGGGGCGTGGCGTCCGGGACGACGCCGACAGGCGTCTTCATCCGGGACCTCGGTCGCCCCGAGCTGGCAAGCTACTTTCCGGGCGACATCACGACCATGAACCTGTTTGCCACCGGCATCGTCGAGGTGCGCAAGGACCTGGACAAGGTCGCCATGGGCGCCTTGCTGCACATGGTGCAGGACAGCTTTTCGCAGGCCCATGCGGAACGCGGACAGGAGACCGGCGCCCAGTGCGGCCATACCGGCTTCGACAAGCCCGGCCAGATCGAGCGGTTCCGCAGCTATGCGAAGCAGTCCAGCGCGTTGCATGACGAGGCGGACACGCCCGATGCGCTGAGCCTGCACAGCATGCAGATCAGCCCCAGCGCGGTGGATGTGAGCCGGGCATTCCTTACGATGTGGAATGAGAAGAGGAGTTGGGTGGAAGCCGGGGCTTTGTTCGACTGCGTATTTGAACCGAGGGATCGGCTGGTGGAGGCGGATGCGGGGCCTTATGTGCCTGTGCCGCGGGTCAGGACATCTGCGGATCTTAGCCCGCAGTAGGTCTTGCAGAGAGGGTTCGCATGCAATCGATTGTGAGTGCCGATTCCTGCCTACTTTCTGATCCGTAGGTTGGACGGCTGTTCTATGCCGAGAGGCGACGTTCGTTGGTGTGTGCGAGCGACAGGTTATGCTAGCAATAGCGGCAATTAATGCTGCAACGGTGTAGCAGATCTGAGTGACATCGTCCTCGCAAGGATGCTGATTTACGGCTTAATGAAGGCGCCAGTGGAGGCACTGCTGGTAACCTGTCATCGAAGCCACTTAGCCACGACCCGCTGAAGGGGCTAGTACATTTCCATTGGAAAATTTCAGGAAGCGAATATGCCGGATACCGATGTTGAATTCCTCAATGAGCCTGACTCGGAGCTAGACACCGCTCAGGCCGAGCACTTTTCCGAGGCCGTGCTGCACTCGGCCGACTGGACGGTCGAGACGATGGTGTCGCAGTTGGTTCGGGGAAACATCGAGATGAATCCGAGGTTCCAGCGTCGAGACGCGTGGTCCGTCCGACGTAAGAGTGCATTTGTTGAGTCTCTAATTCTTGGCCTTCCAGTTCCGCAAATTGTTTTGGCGGAGAAGCGTGGGCAGCGTGGAAAGTACATCGTCCTCGATGGTAAACAACGACTGCTTTCACTGATGCAATTCACGGGCAATGCACGGGGGCCGAACAACGCGTTTCGACTCGCGGGACTGGAGGCGCGCAGCGATCTCACCCGCAAAACATATGAGGTGCTCAAGGCCCCTACCTTCGAAGATGATCTGAATGCATTCCACAACTACACTGTCCGAACCGTCGTCATTCGCAACTGGCCTAGCTATGATTTCCTGCATCTTGTGTTTCTGAGGCTAAACACGGGTAGTGTCAAGCTCTCCCCCCAGGAGTTGCGTCAGGCGCTGTTTCCTGGAACGTTTTCGGACACTGTCGATGATCGAGCGCAGGCGTCTGTCCCTTTGCAGGAAATTCTTGGTCGAGGTACGCCTGACCCGCGGATGAGGGATGTTGAACTTCTGGTTCGGTTCCTCGGATTCTATTTTTTTATGCCGGCTTACACGGGCCGCATGAAGGACTTTCTAGACACGACCTGCGATAGATTGAATAGCGACTGGGAAAATCAAGAACCAGCGGTCGAAAGAGCGATAGCGGCATTTAACTCGGCGGGTGAAGCATTGATTCAGATTTTTGGGGCGGGGAGCATCGCTAGAAAGGCGGGGTCAAGGCTCTTCAACCGCGCGATTTTTGACGCGCTGATTTTCTATGCGGCGAATGACACCATTCGCATGACGATGCTGCAGAATTCCGACGCTGTACGAGCGGCATACGATGAGATCGCTGCCGACTCCAGATTTCTGAGCGCGTCTGAAAGCGACACGGCTGGCGTCCCAAATACGCTAGCACGGTACGTTATGTGGGGCGAGAAATTGAAGGTGGCTCTCAGTTTGGAGTTCGAATTACCTGGTGCTCGCCCAGCCGATCCCGCAGATGCCAATTCAAAGGCAGGAATCACCTTCGCTGGCTTTGGAGTCTGAAAATGGCATCGCCTCGCTATCAGCAGTTAGAGGAGCAATTGGGAATTCTGAGGTACTGCTTCTTACCTGCTGAATTTGATTCCACTGGAACTTACGAGGACCAGGACAGCGTTTCAACACGCGCACTCGCATACCGTGTGCTAGCGCACGCCGAAATCGAGTCCTATTTTGAGGATCGGAGCTTGGAGCCAGTTTCCCGCGCGCAAGCTGTTTGGGAAGCAGCCCGCCATGTTTCCCACGTAGCGTTATGCCTCGTGGGTTTCAGCGGCAAAGAGATGGCACTGCCTCCTTCTACACTAGAAGCTCCAACTGACAACAAACGAAAGACGTGGCCTGCCTTTGTCGATATCGGGCAGAGACTTCTTCCAATCATTGCAAATTTCCATCACCATGTCCGCAATGAGAACCATGGCGTGAAGGAAAAGAATTTACTTTCACTGCTTCTTCCGATTGGAGTTGCTCACGGCAAGATTGACCCAGCGTTTTTGGCTGACATGGAGTCGTTCGGCGCGCTACGGGGGTTAGCGGCGCACTCTTCAGGCAAGACAACAGTACGACAGGCCGTAGATCCCGAGGCCGAGCAAAAGCGTGTGCTCGCGCTTATGCCGGGAATTGCAGCAATCGATTCAGAGATCGACGTGCTACTCGCTGCTATGCCCCTGCCGGCATAGGACGTTATTGGTGCAAAAATAACTCCGATCTGTCGCGTAACATAACTTGTTTCGAGTTAAGGTGGATTACTTCGGTGGGTCGTGCGCCTTGCAATAAATTTACGTTTGCAAGTGAATTTTTGGGGTGTCGGGTTTTTTTAGTAAATTCCACCATAACTTTAACTTTTCCTCTTTGACCGCAAAACCTCCTTCAAGTAACGATAAAATCATATAAGACATGTCATTTATATCGTGTCTTATTTTTTCTACGGCTCGTTCGCTATTGGTGATGGTTTCAAAATTTGCATATCTATTGCAAGTATCGAAAGAAAAAATGAGCATTGCTTGGTAATATCTGTAGGTAATTGAGTTCTCAGTGAAGAATTTAATTCGCGGAATATTTGCTCCTAGATTTCGCTGGGCCTTTAGGTAATTGTTCATGAATGAGAAATCATTAATCTTACCGTTATTTAGTTCTGTCAACTCTTTTGAGATTTCTGGCTTATTATATTTTTTAAATATGCTGCCCATAAAGCCGAGATGCCCATCAATTAAGAGCGTAGATAGAAATTCTTTCTCTAATTTAATTGCGGCAATTTCGGGTTGGCTTAAAACTACGTGTGGATTTCGGAATCTGCGCAGCACTGAGTAATTGCGTTTGACTATATGCTCGCTTGGTTTTCCGCATTCTTCACATTTTTCAATTTCCTCCTTAATAAGTTCACTTATGCTCGGGATGTATTCCGAATATTTTGGTCCTGGAGGTAATTTGAAAAATAAACTGGATCGCATTTTCTCGTCTTTTAATATTTCATAGATTAAAGTACCTGAAATTAAAAGCTTATAACTTTTACATAAATCTAAAATATGCTTCTTGTTATATCCTTGCAGATAGCTTTTATCAAGTATTAGTTTCTTTTGGTCAATTTTCATTGTATTCGAAATTATAAAAAATGCCAGTTTGGGGTAAAGCATCGTCTTGATCATGCTCCAGCTCCCATTTTCGCCGCTAGGCGCAGGACAAACGAAGCAACTGATTAAGAGCGCTGCAAAAAATCACTAAATTATGAGGATTTTATTAAATGTGGTTCCATGAGGTGAGGAAAGATTGGTGGCTAAGCAAAGGATGTCGCACTTATTGCACCCCGCCGTCGTCCTACTGCCTCGGATCCGAGTCTTCGGCTCATCCTTTGGCCCGCCAACTGAGACGATAGGCTTCAAATCTGTATCCAGGCAGATCCAAATCTCCTTGAGCCGATTGGGAAATCCAAATGCACCCGCAGGTTGACTTATCGCAATTTGGATTGATTGTCAGAAAGGCCTGCTTCACGTCGGCAACCCGGGTATCGAGCAACTGGTTCGGCCCCGCGCTGGCTCCGCCCGGCACCATCTGCGCCGTGGTGGGCCGGCGCAGTGCGACATACACGCGCTGGATGTCCGGGAAATACCGGTCCGCCGATGCCCAGCCGCAGGTGCCATGCGCCTGCCACTCGTTCTGCATCAGATCGGTGCCAGGCATCATGCAGAGATATTGCCGCACCAATGGCGCCGGCAGGGCGATGGGAGTGGGCTGGCAGTTGCGCGGATGGTCCTCCACTGACCGGCCTTGCCGTTCTGCGGCCACAGGCCATGCACCACCCATTCGAACCGGTTGCCGGAAAAGCACTGGAAGGCATGCCGGTCCTTTGCCGCCCCGGTCTTGTTGCGCTGGCTTTCGCAGTGTTCGGGGGACCAGGAAAGCACCAACGCCATGTAGTCCGCAGGCGCGTTCGGATTGGCATGGTCCACGGGGCGGGGTGGGGAGGGCGTCACGGTGCCTGGAACTGCGCACACTTCCTGCGCCGAACCGGGCAGGCAGACGACGGCGCCCAGGCCACAAAGCAGCAGGGCGCACACCCACGATGGAAGCCGAGACCGACCGCGCATGAATCCCTCCTCGCTGGCACGCGACCTCCGGATCGGGGTGGCGCCTTTTTTATATCTTGCCGATTGGACTCAACTATGGCGCGGCGGGATGAATTGTCAATAGGTATCGTGTGAAGCGGCCGAGCGTGGCAGTGCCTCCCGCCTGCCTGCACTGCTTCTCGTCAATCCAGCGCAGCCCCATCCACCTGCCTGACCGGTATGCAGGACAGGTCCACACCTTCCAGACACCGTGCATTGATCGCCCATCCCACGAACGGCCGCATCCCCTGTGCAAGCTCCTGCGCCGTCGCGGCGCGGGGCTTGCGGAAGGGCATGATCCCGCAGGTGGGGCAGAAGTAGTCCTTGGCGGTGCCGGTGTGCCACTCGTACACGCGCAGGTCCTCCTGCGGCGTGAGCATCCGCAGCGCGGAGAGGGGTACCCGGTGGATCGCCTATGGATCCGTCACCCGGGCCGGGAACGAGAACGCGAATTCGGTGCCGTGGTCGTGGCTGGACTGCACGACCACCTGCCCGCCGTGCGCCTGCGCGATCGCGCGGACGATGAACAGGCCGAGCCCCACGCTGCGTGCGGAGGTGTCGTCCGCGGCCACGCCGCGCACCATGGGCTGGAAGAGGCGGCCCAGCGTGTGCCGGGGGATGGGGTCGCCGTGGTTGTGCACGGCCAGGCGGGCGGTGCCCGATTCCACCGCGGTGGTGACCGTGACGGTGCTGCCCGGCGTGCCGTAGGCCATGGCGTTGCCCACGAGGTTGCCCAGGAGCTGGGCGATGCGGTCCGGGTCGGCACTGATTTCTCCGCCGCCCGTGGCGACATGCTCGATGGTGCGGCCAGGGAAGGCCACCGACAGCTCCTCGATGATCCGGGCCGCGAGCTGGTGGAGGTCCGTGGGGCGGCGCGAGACGCTCAGGCCTGCGCCGAGGCGCACGACCGTGAAATCGAGCAGGTCGGCGATCAGGCGCTTGGCGCGCTGCCCTGCGCGGGTGATGTTGCCCAGCATGCGCGCGGCCGTGTCCGGCGGCGTGGGCATGGGCGAGGCCGCCTGGCGCGTGAGCAGGTCGGTGGCCAGGAGGATGGTGGTGAGCGGGTTGCGCAGGTCGTGGCTGACGATGCCGATCATCTGTTCGGCGAACACGGCGCGGTCTTCGGCGAGGGCACGCCCTTGCTCGGCTTCGGTGATGTCGCTGAAGATGCCCACGAATTCCGTGAGCATGCCGTCGTCGCCCCGGAATCCCTGGCCCGACGAGACGAGCACGCGGCGGTGCCCCTTCGTGTCGATGATGCGGTGCTTGAACTGGTAGGGCTCGCCGGTGCGCAGGGCGCGGTCGAGTGCGGCGCGTTCCGCGGCGCGGTCCTCGGGCACCACGTGGGCCACGAAGTCGTCCTCGCCCACGGGCCGGTCCGGGTCCAGGCCGAGCAGGACGGCGACGTCGGCGCCGAAGCGCCGCCGGCCGGTGGCGGGGTCCAGGTCCCAGACATGGATGGCCCCGGACTGCATGGCCTGCCGCAGGCGCGAGCGGGACGCCTGCAGGGCCTGCTGCGCCTGCCGCTCCTTGGCCACCATGTCGTCGGCGCGCTTGCGGGCGGCCAGCAGTTCGCGCTCGTATTTGTTGCGTTCCTCCGCCACCATCACGGCGATTTCGTCGTAGGTGTCCTCGCCGCTGGTGCGGCGCACCACGTTGAGCAGCGCTGGGAAGGTGCTGCCGTCGCCGCGGCGGATGTCGAGCTTGACCTCCGAGATGGCGCCCTGCATTTCCAGCATGGGTTGCCAGTGGGTCTGGTGGAAGATCCGGCCGCCCACGGTGAAGAGTTCCTGCAGCTTTTTCTGCCGGACCAGTTCGTGCGGGGGGATGCCGGTCCACTGGCACAGGGTCCGGTTGACCTTGAGGATCAGGCCGGACGTGCTGGTCACCAGCAGCCCGCAGGGCATGCGGTCGAAGAGTTCTTCCGCGTCTACCATCCGATCGAGCCGAGGAATTCGTCCATCACGGCGCTGCACGCGCCGGGGGCGCTGAGGTGCGGGCAGTGCCCGACGTTCTCGATCACCCGCAGCGTGCCGCGGGGCAGGTGGCGGAGCATGTAGTCGCCCACCGGGCGGGGCGCGATGATGTCCTCGCTGGACTGGATGACCAGTGCCGGCTCCTTCAGCCGGTGCAGGTCGGCCCGGTTGTCGGAGAGGAAGGTGACGTGCGCGAACTGCCGGGCGATGTCGGGATCGGTGCGGCAGAAGCTGGCCGTGAGTTCTTCGCTCAGTTCGGGGCGGTCGGGCGCACCCATGATGGCGGGGGCCATCTGGCTTGCCCAGCCAAGGTAGTTGGCGTCGAGGGTGTCCAGCAGGGAGTCGATGTCTTCGCGGGAAAAGCCGCCCACGTAGTCGCCGTCGTCGATGTAGCAGGGGGAGGGGCCGACCATGGCGTGGCCGGCGATCCTTCCGGGCCGGTGGATGCCGGCCAGCAGCCCGATCATGGCGCCCACCGAATGCCCCACGAAGACCACGGGGCCGTGCGCGAATTCATCGATGACCTCCAGCACGTCGTCCGCGTAGCCGTGGAGCGATGCGTATTTGCCGGGATCGTAGGCGCCGAGGTCGGACAGGCCGCTGCCCACCATGTCGAAGGTGATGGTGCGGCAGCGCGAGGCATAGCGCGGCGCCAGCAGGCGCCACATGTTCTGGTCGCAGCCGAAGCCGTGGGCGAACACGAGGCTGCCGGCGCCATCGCCCTGGACCTTCACGTTGTTTCTGCGCCCGACCGACATGCAAGCTCCTGGTGATGTCCGGGCGATGCCAGCCACGGTACGACTCGACCATTATGGGACATCTGTCCTGCCGGCCACGGGCCATGACCAGCGGGGCCGTGGGTGAAACGGCGGGGCTGCACGGGTGCGCGATGGCGGTTCCGTCCCGCGGTGTGTTTCGTGCCTGTCCGTCCCGCTTCGCGGGCAGGGCGCGCGGCGGCTTCCCTTGTCCGTAGATTGGGCGGATCGCAGGCGTCCCGCGAGAGCGCGGGAGGCCGTTGTCCGCACTCCATATCTTCATTTGCTGCCATGCCCACTTCGTCTTCCCTGCGTACCGCTTCTGCGTCACCCACCAACGTCGCCGCTGCGCTGTTGCCCCACCGGGGCGTCGACAGCGCGGCCGGGCCCGAGCCCGGGGCTCCGCGCGGCTCCCTGGCGGCCCTGGATGCAGGTTCCCTCCGCAGCCTGCGGCGCGCGAACTCCATGCCATCGCCGCAGGCCGCGGACGCCCTGTTGCGGGCTGGCCTGCCCGCGCGCCCCGCCAGCGATGCCGTGGCGCTGCCGGAGCACGCGCTGCCGGTGCTGCACGCCGCGGAAGGGATCGTCCATGCCCTGATGGCACCCGCCCAGGCGCGGGACGCGGAGGTCGTGCAGCGGCTGCAGCGCAATACCCAGGTATTGCTGGACAAGGGCATCGATACCCCGGAGAAGCTGCGGAGTTTTCTCTCCACGGCCTGGCGCCACGACGCGGTGCTCGGTTTCGCCGGGCTGGGTTTCAGCAACGGGGCGGGGTACATGGCCGGGATCACGGCGGCCAACGAGAAGCTGGTATCGCTGCTGCCCACGGACCTGCTGCGGAACACGCCGCGGCTGGGCTTCGTGGTCGGCGTGGGCGTGGGTGCGCTGGACGTGCTGGTGAGCGCGGTCGGCAATGCGGTGGTCGCACCGCGCCTCTACAACGGCCCCTCCGGGCTGGACCGCCTGCCCGCCGCGCTGCGCCCGGACCCGCATGCCGAGCAGATCCGCAATGCGGGCCTGGCGGCAGGATTCAACGTCGCGAAGAACCTGCCGCGCGTGGTGGCGCCTTTCGTGCAGGCGGCGATCGAGGGCCGGGGCGACAACAGCGTCGACCGCGTGTGGGCCGACCGCATCGACGCGTCGCTGCTCGACGGCTTCGGCGGCATGCTGGCGGCGGGCGCCCGGGGCGTGCACAGGCTCTCGCAGGCGGTGCCCTACGATGCGCGCATGCTGCTGCGCAGCGACCTGGGCGAGGTCATCGACCAGACCCGGCGCCCGTGGAGGGAATCGCTGCAGGGTGTCGGCGCGTCGGCGCTCGAGGGCGCGAAGTCCCTCGTGACGTCCCCCGTGCCCGTGGCGGTGGTGGCCACGGTGGGCTGCTTCATTGCCGAGCTGTTCGCGGCCAATGCGTCCATCGACCGCGGCGGATCGCCCGCTGGATTGCCGGCGGACCGGGCGGACGCCGGCATGCTGTCGGGCAAGCGGGCGTCGTCGGTCCTCATCATGGGGCTGATGTCCGGCACGATCGCACTGGGGGCGCCCTATGCCGCGCAGGGTGGTGCCTACGTGGCCCGCACGATCCGCCAGGGCCTGCAGCAGACGTCCTCCAACCTGATGGCCTGGGCCCAGGCCCGCTTCGGCGCCGCGGAGCCGGACCTGGAAGCGGGCCGGCCGCGGTAGGGCGGGTGGCGAGCGGGCTGGGCCCTGGGCCTGCGCGTTTTCCCTGGGCTGGATGGCATCGCAATTAGTTGACATCTAAATCATCTATTCCTAAAGTTGCTGCAGGCCCGGACGGCCCTGGAGACCTGCGCATGAAGATCGTTTGCATCGGTGGCGGCCCGGCGGGCCTGTATTTCGCGCTGCTCATGAAGCAGCAGGACCCCGCCCACGACGTCACCGTGGTGGAACGCAACAAGCCCTACGACACCTTCGGCTGGGGCGTGGTGTTTTCCGACGCCACCATGGACCACATGCGCGCGTGGGACCGCGAGACCGCCGACGAAATCCAGGAGGCCTTCAACCACTGGGACGACATCGAGCTGCGCTTCAAGGGCCGCACGATCCGCTCGGGCGGCCACGGTTTCGTGGGCATCGGGCGCAAGAAGCTGCTGAACATCCTGCAGGCGCGCTGCGAGCGCCTGGGCGTGAAGCTGGTGTTCGAGACCGAGGCCGCCTCGGACGAGGACTATCCCGATGCCGACCTCGTGGTGGCCTGCGACGGGGTGAACTCCCGCATCCGCGGACGCTACGCCAACGTGTTCCAGCCCGACATCGTCACGCGGCCCAACCGCTACATCTGGCTGGGCACGCACAAGCTGTTCGATGCCTTCACGTTCGATTTCCAGCGCACGGAGCATGGCTGGTTCCAGGCGCATATCTACAAGTTCGACGACCGCACGACCACCTTCATCGTCGAGTGCCCGGAGGTGGTGTGGAAGGCGCACGGGCTGGACCAGGCCGACCAGGACCAGTCCGTCGCCTTTTGCGAGCGCGTGTTCGCGGACACGCTGGGCGGCGCGCCCCTGATGAGCAATGTGCGCCACCTGCGCGGCTCGGCCTGGCTGAACTTCCAGCGCGTGGTGTGCGCGCAATGGTGGCTGCGCAACCCCCGCGGCAGCCACGTGGTGCTGATGGGCGACGCGGTGCACACGGCGCATTTCGCGATCGGCTCGGGCACCAAGCTCGCGATCGAGGATGCGATCGAACTCGCGCGCCAGTTCGGCCGCCTGGGCGGAGGCCGCGAGGGCATCCCCGCCGTGCTCGCGGCCTACCAGGAGGCGCGCCGCGTGGAGACGCTGCGCATCCAGAACGCCGCCTGGAACGCGATGGAATGGTTCGAGGTGTGCGGTGACCGCTACTGCGACCAGCTCGAGCCCGAGCAGTTCATGTATTCGATGCTCACGCGCAGCCAGCGCATCAGCCACGAGAACCTGCGCCTGCGCGATGCGGGCTGGCTGGAGGGCTACGAGCGCTGGTTCGCGCACCGCGCGGGCATCGACGTGCCGGCTGGCAGCCGGCCGCCGCCGCCCATGTTCACGCCGCTCACCGTGCGCGGCGTGACGCTGAAGAACCGCATCGTGGTCTCGCCCATGGCGCAGTATTCGGCGGAGGACGGCCTGGTGGGCGACTACCACCTGGTGCACCTGGGCGCGCGCGCCATGGGCGGTGCCGGCCTCGTGTTCGCCGAGATGGCCTGCGTGAGCGCCGACGGCCGCATCACCCCGGGCTGCCCGGGCCTGTACCGGCCCGGGCACACGGCGGCTTTCCGGCGCATCGCCGACTGGATCCATGCGAACACCGATGCGAAGTTCGGCATCCAGATCGGCCACGCGGGCGCCAAGGCCTCCACGCGCCGGGCCTGGGAGGGCATCGACCAGCCGCTGCCCGAGGGCAACTGGCCCATCGTGTCCGCCTCGCCGCAGCAGTACCTGGAAGGCGTGAGCCAGCGCGCGCGGCAGATGGCCCGCG
Proteins encoded in this window:
- a CDS encoding DUF262 domain-containing protein; its protein translation is MPDTDVEFLNEPDSELDTAQAEHFSEAVLHSADWTVETMVSQLVRGNIEMNPRFQRRDAWSVRRKSAFVESLILGLPVPQIVLAEKRGQRGKYIVLDGKQRLLSLMQFTGNARGPNNAFRLAGLEARSDLTRKTYEVLKAPTFEDDLNAFHNYTVRTVVIRNWPSYDFLHLVFLRLNTGSVKLSPQELRQALFPGTFSDTVDDRAQASVPLQEILGRGTPDPRMRDVELLVRFLGFYFFMPAYTGRMKDFLDTTCDRLNSDWENQEPAVERAIAAFNSAGEALIQIFGAGSIARKAGSRLFNRAIFDALIFYAANDTIRMTMLQNSDAVRAAYDEIAADSRFLSASESDTAGVPNTLARYVMWGEKLKVALSLEFELPGARPADPADANSKAGITFAGFGV
- a CDS encoding GFA family protein; the protein is MLTPQEDLRVYEWHTGTAKDYFCPTCGIMPFRKPRAATAQELAQGMRPFVGWAINARCLEGVDLSCIPVRQVDGAALD
- a CDS encoding ATP-binding protein, which translates into the protein MVDAEELFDRMPCGLLVTSTSGLILKVNRTLCQWTGIPPHELVRQKKLQELFTVGGRIFHQTHWQPMLEMQGAISEVKLDIRRGDGSTFPALLNVVRRTSGEDTYDEIAVMVAEERNKYERELLAARKRADDMVAKERQAQQALQASRSRLRQAMQSGAIHVWDLDPATGRRRFGADVAVLLGLDPDRPVGEDDFVAHVVPEDRAAERAALDRALRTGEPYQFKHRIIDTKGHRRVLVSSGQGFRGDDGMLTEFVGIFSDITEAEQGRALAEDRAVFAEQMIGIVSHDLRNPLTTILLATDLLTRQAASPMPTPPDTAARMLGNITRAGQRAKRLIADLLDFTVVRLGAGLSVSRRPTDLHQLAARIIEELSVAFPGRTIEHVATGGGEISADPDRIAQLLGNLVGNAMAYGTPGSTVTVTTAVESGTARLAVHNHGDPIPRHTLGRLFQPMVRGVAADDTSARSVGLGLFIVRAIAQAHGGQVVVQSSHDHGTEFAFSFPARVTDP
- a CDS encoding alpha/beta fold hydrolase, with the translated sequence MSVGRRNNVKVQGDGAGSLVFAHGFGCDQNMWRLLAPRYASRCRTITFDMVGSGLSDLGAYDPGKYASLHGYADDVLEVIDEFAHGPVVFVGHSVGAMIGLLAGIHRPGRIAGHAMVGPSPCYIDDGDYVGGFSREDIDSLLDTLDANYLGWASQMAPAIMGAPDRPELSEELTASFCRTDPDIARQFAHVTFLSDNRADLHRLKEPALVIQSSEDIIAPRPVGDYMLRHLPRGTLRVIENVGHCPHLSAPGACSAVMDEFLGSIGW
- a CDS encoding bifunctional salicylyl-CoA 5-hydroxylase/oxidoreductase; translation: MKIVCIGGGPAGLYFALLMKQQDPAHDVTVVERNKPYDTFGWGVVFSDATMDHMRAWDRETADEIQEAFNHWDDIELRFKGRTIRSGGHGFVGIGRKKLLNILQARCERLGVKLVFETEAASDEDYPDADLVVACDGVNSRIRGRYANVFQPDIVTRPNRYIWLGTHKLFDAFTFDFQRTEHGWFQAHIYKFDDRTTTFIVECPEVVWKAHGLDQADQDQSVAFCERVFADTLGGAPLMSNVRHLRGSAWLNFQRVVCAQWWLRNPRGSHVVLMGDAVHTAHFAIGSGTKLAIEDAIELARQFGRLGGGREGIPAVLAAYQEARRVETLRIQNAAWNAMEWFEVCGDRYCDQLEPEQFMYSMLTRSQRISHENLRLRDAGWLEGYERWFAHRAGIDVPAGSRPPPPMFTPLTVRGVTLKNRIVVSPMAQYSAEDGLVGDYHLVHLGARAMGGAGLVFAEMACVSADGRITPGCPGLYRPGHTAAFRRIADWIHANTDAKFGIQIGHAGAKASTRRAWEGIDQPLPEGNWPIVSASPQQYLEGVSQRARQMARADMDTVREQFAQAARAADAAGADWLELHCAHGYLLSSFLSPLTNQRDDEYGGTLENRLRYPLEVFAAVRAAWPHDKPLSVRISAHDWVEGGTTPQDAVEIARAFKAAGADMIDCSSGQVSKREKPVYGRMFQTPFADRIRQEAGIATIAVGAISEADHANSILAAGRADLCAVARPHLANPAWTLTEAARIGYTAVEWPRQYRSGKQQLEAHFEREKSLAAAAGGKG